The following coding sequences lie in one Pectobacterium sp. A5351 genomic window:
- the xylF gene encoding D-xylose ABC transporter substrate-binding protein, with protein sequence MKVNHFLLSACAVFALVCQPGFAKDVKIGMAIDDLRLERWQKDRDLFVEQAKKQGADVFVQSANGNEATQISQIENMINRGVDVLVIIPYNGQVLGNVIAEAKREGIKVLAYDRMINNADVDFYISFDNEKVGELQAKYLVDKVPGGNYFLMGGSPVDNNAKLFRQGQMKVLTPLIESGKINVVGDQWVDAWLPENALKIMENALTANSNKIDAVVASNDATAGGAIQALAAQGLAGKVAISGQDADLAAIKRIVAGTQTMTVYKPISKLAKDAADIAVALGSGKTPESNAKLNNGLKDIPSFLLTPIPVDKSNIDSTVIADGFHKKADVY encoded by the coding sequence ATGAAAGTTAACCATTTTTTACTCTCAGCCTGTGCCGTATTCGCTTTAGTTTGTCAGCCCGGATTCGCGAAGGACGTTAAAATAGGCATGGCGATTGATGACTTGCGTCTTGAACGCTGGCAGAAAGATCGCGATCTTTTTGTTGAGCAAGCCAAAAAGCAGGGTGCTGATGTTTTTGTTCAATCGGCAAACGGCAATGAGGCCACGCAGATTTCTCAAATAGAAAACATGATCAATCGCGGTGTCGATGTCTTGGTTATTATTCCTTATAACGGTCAGGTACTTGGCAATGTTATTGCGGAAGCAAAGCGAGAGGGAATAAAAGTGCTTGCTTATGACCGCATGATTAATAATGCCGATGTGGATTTTTATATTTCATTTGATAATGAAAAGGTTGGAGAACTACAGGCGAAATATCTCGTCGATAAGGTGCCCGGTGGCAACTATTTCTTAATGGGCGGCTCCCCCGTTGATAATAACGCGAAGCTGTTTCGTCAGGGGCAAATGAAAGTGCTCACGCCGCTGATCGAAAGCGGGAAAATAAACGTGGTCGGCGATCAGTGGGTTGATGCCTGGTTACCAGAGAATGCGCTGAAAATTATGGAAAATGCGCTAACGGCGAACAGCAATAAGATCGATGCTGTTGTCGCATCGAACGATGCGACGGCGGGCGGGGCGATTCAGGCGCTTGCCGCACAGGGTCTGGCAGGGAAGGTTGCGATTTCCGGTCAGGATGCCGACCTGGCGGCAATCAAACGCATTGTGGCAGGGACGCAAACCATGACGGTCTATAAACCGATCAGCAAGCTGGCGAAAGATGCCGCAGATATCGCCGTGGCGTTAGGTTCAGGTAAAACGCCGGAATCTAACGCTAAATTAAACAATGGATTGAAAGACATTCCTTCCTTCTTACTGACGCCGATTCCCGTCGATAAATCCAATATCGATTCCACCGTCATTGCCGATGGCTTCCACAAAAAAGCGGATGTGTATTAA
- a CDS encoding xylose ABC transporter ATP-binding protein → MPHLLEMKNITKAFGAVKAVDNVSLTLEAGQVLSLCGENGSGKSTLMKVLCGIYPHGSYDGQIVFSGDELRANHIRDTEQKGIAIIHQELALVKEMTVLENLFLGNEWSRFGVMDYDNMYLRCQRMLEQVKLVVDPNTKVGELGLGQQQLVEIAKALNKQVRLLVLDEPTASLTERETAILLEIIQDLRDHGIACIYISHKLNEVKAISDVICVIRDGKPIGTRPAAELSEDQIIAMMVGRELTELYPNEPHVIGEEVLRVEHLTAWHPVNRHIRRVDDVSFALHRGEILGIAGLVGSGRTETVQCLFGAYHGRWQGDIFIDGEQVTISNCQQAMVRGIAMVPEDRKKDGIVPVMSVAQNMTLAALDQFTGPFSMLDDAREQDIIRQSLVNLKVKTSSPELAIARLSGGNQQKAVLAKCLLLNPRILILDEPTRGIDIGAKYEIYKLINALVKQHIAVIVISSELPEVLGLSDRVLVMHQGRIKADLINCDLTQEQVMEAALRSEHRAENIAV, encoded by the coding sequence ATGCCACATCTGTTGGAAATGAAAAACATCACCAAGGCGTTTGGCGCGGTGAAAGCCGTCGATAACGTTAGCCTGACGCTGGAGGCCGGCCAGGTCTTGTCGCTGTGCGGCGAGAATGGTTCTGGCAAATCCACCTTAATGAAGGTGCTGTGTGGCATTTACCCTCATGGCAGCTATGACGGGCAGATCGTGTTCTCGGGTGACGAGCTACGCGCCAACCATATTCGCGATACGGAGCAAAAAGGCATTGCGATTATTCATCAGGAGCTGGCGCTGGTGAAAGAGATGACGGTGCTGGAGAACCTCTTTTTGGGTAACGAATGGTCGCGTTTTGGCGTGATGGATTACGACAATATGTACCTTCGCTGCCAGCGCATGCTGGAGCAGGTCAAGCTGGTTGTCGATCCGAATACCAAAGTGGGTGAACTTGGATTAGGTCAGCAGCAACTGGTGGAAATCGCCAAAGCACTGAACAAGCAGGTGCGTCTGCTGGTGCTGGATGAGCCAACGGCCTCATTGACCGAGCGGGAAACCGCTATCCTGCTGGAGATCATCCAGGATCTACGCGATCACGGTATCGCCTGCATCTATATCTCGCACAAGCTCAATGAAGTTAAAGCCATTTCTGATGTGATTTGCGTGATTCGCGATGGGAAACCTATTGGTACGCGTCCGGCGGCTGAGCTGAGTGAAGATCAGATTATTGCCATGATGGTGGGACGAGAGCTGACGGAGCTTTATCCCAATGAACCGCATGTCATTGGCGAAGAAGTGCTGCGTGTAGAACACCTTACCGCCTGGCACCCGGTCAATCGCCATATTCGCCGGGTGGATGATGTCTCGTTTGCACTGCACCGAGGCGAGATTCTCGGCATTGCCGGGCTGGTGGGGTCAGGGCGTACGGAAACGGTGCAATGCTTGTTTGGTGCCTATCACGGCCGCTGGCAGGGCGACATCTTTATTGACGGCGAGCAGGTGACCATCAGCAACTGCCAGCAGGCGATGGTGCGGGGCATTGCGATGGTGCCGGAGGATCGTAAGAAGGATGGCATCGTCCCGGTGATGAGCGTGGCGCAGAACATGACGTTGGCGGCACTCGACCAATTCACAGGGCCGTTTTCCATGCTGGATGATGCCCGTGAGCAGGACATCATCCGGCAATCGCTAGTGAACCTGAAGGTGAAAACCTCCAGCCCGGAACTGGCGATTGCCCGGCTAAGCGGCGGCAACCAGCAAAAGGCGGTGCTGGCGAAATGCCTGCTGTTGAACCCCCGTATTCTGATTCTCGATGAACCCACGCGCGGCATCGATATCGGTGCCAAATATGAAATCTACAAGCTCATTAATGCGCTGGTAAAACAGCACATTGCCGTCATTGTCATTTCTTCTGAATTGCCCGAAGTGCTGGGGTTGAGCGATCGGGTGTTGGTGATGCATCAGGGGCGGATCAAAGCGGATTTGATCAATTGTGATTTAACCCAGGAACAGGTTATGGAAGCCGCATTGAGGAGTGAACATCGTGCTGAAAACATCGCAGTCTGA
- the xylA gene encoding xylose isomerase, with translation MQAYFEQIDKVRYEGSQSNNPFAFRHYNPDQEILGKRMADHLRFAVAYWHTFCWNGADMFGVGSFARPWQQSGDALELAKRKADIAFEFFQKLSVPYYCFHDVDVAPEGNSLKEYLHNFAVITDVLAEKQQDSGVKLLWGTANCFTHPRYGAGAATNPDPDVFAWAATQVFTAMNATKKLGGENYVLWGGREGYETLLNTDLRQEREQIGRFMQMVVEHKHKIGFQGTLLIEPKPQEPTKHQYDYDVATVYGFLKQFGLEKEIKVNVEANHATLAGHSFHHEIATAVALGVFGSVDANRGDPQLGWDTDQFPNSVEENTLIMYEILKAGGFTTGGMNFDAKVRRQSTDRYDLFHAHIGAMDTLALALKAAARMIEDDKLNQLVAKRYAGWNGELGQQILQGNASLESLAHYAESHQLAPQHQSGQQELLENLVNRHLFG, from the coding sequence ATGCAAGCCTATTTTGAACAGATCGACAAAGTCCGCTATGAAGGTAGCCAAAGCAACAATCCCTTCGCCTTTCGTCACTATAATCCCGACCAGGAAATACTCGGCAAGCGTATGGCGGATCATTTGCGTTTTGCTGTCGCGTATTGGCACACGTTCTGCTGGAACGGCGCGGATATGTTCGGCGTCGGATCCTTTGCACGGCCGTGGCAACAGTCAGGCGACGCGCTGGAACTGGCGAAGCGCAAGGCAGACATCGCATTCGAATTCTTTCAAAAGCTGAGCGTGCCTTACTACTGTTTCCATGACGTCGATGTCGCACCGGAAGGGAACTCACTGAAAGAGTATCTGCATAACTTTGCGGTTATCACCGATGTGCTGGCGGAAAAGCAGCAGGATAGCGGCGTGAAGCTGCTGTGGGGCACCGCCAATTGCTTTACCCATCCTCGCTATGGCGCAGGCGCGGCCACCAACCCTGACCCGGATGTCTTTGCCTGGGCGGCCACGCAGGTGTTCACGGCCATGAACGCGACCAAAAAACTGGGGGGCGAAAACTATGTGCTGTGGGGCGGGCGCGAAGGCTATGAAACCCTGCTCAATACCGACCTGCGTCAGGAGCGTGAGCAAATCGGCCGCTTCATGCAGATGGTCGTCGAACATAAACACAAAATCGGCTTTCAGGGCACATTGCTCATTGAGCCGAAGCCGCAGGAACCGACCAAGCACCAATACGACTATGATGTCGCCACCGTCTACGGCTTCCTGAAGCAGTTTGGGCTCGAAAAAGAGATTAAAGTCAACGTGGAAGCCAACCACGCGACGCTGGCAGGCCATTCATTCCACCATGAGATCGCCACTGCTGTCGCGCTGGGCGTTTTCGGATCGGTCGATGCAAACCGCGGCGATCCACAGCTCGGTTGGGACACCGATCAGTTCCCTAACAGCGTGGAAGAGAACACGCTGATCATGTATGAAATTCTCAAAGCGGGTGGCTTCACGACGGGAGGCATGAACTTTGATGCCAAGGTTCGTCGCCAGAGCACCGATCGCTATGATCTTTTCCATGCGCATATCGGTGCGATGGATACGCTGGCACTGGCGCTCAAGGCCGCCGCCAGAATGATTGAAGATGATAAACTCAATCAGCTGGTTGCTAAACGCTATGCAGGCTGGAACGGAGAACTGGGTCAGCAAATCCTGCAAGGTAACGCCTCGCTGGAATCACTCGCCCACTATGCGGAAAGCCACCAACTGGCACCACAGCACCAGAGTGGTCAGCAGGAATTGCTGGAAAATCTGGTTAACCGCCACCTCTTTGGCTAA
- the xylB gene encoding xylulokinase, with protein sequence MYIGIDLGTSGVKAILLDEAGEVIASHSAVLSISRPHPLWSEQAPEDWWQATDQALQALAATHSLRAVKALGLTGQMHGATLLDARQNVLRPAILWNDGRSAAQCRTLEQQVPTSRQITGNLMMPGFTAPKLKWVQENDSEIFRQIDKVLLPKDYLRWRLTGEFASDMSDAAGTLWLDVAKRDWSDTLLEACSLSRKHMPTLYEGSQITGYLRPDIASRWGMDPVPVIAGGGDNAAGAIGVGLYQTGQAMLSLGTSGVYFAVSDGFLSNPQHAVHSFCHALPNTWHLMSVMLSAASCLDWVARLTHAESVPALLQETASTPADDTITPVWFLPYLSGERTPHNNPDAKGAFWGLTHQHDRPELAKAVLEGVGFALADGMDALHMTGLKPDSITLIGGGARSAYWRQMLANISGQTLAYRTGGDVGPALGAARLAQIAMHPHTSLADLLPPLPLEQVHQPDPQRHADYAERRRTFKALYQQLKPLM encoded by the coding sequence ATGTATATCGGTATTGATCTGGGTACGTCCGGTGTGAAAGCCATCCTGCTAGATGAAGCGGGCGAAGTGATTGCCAGCCATAGCGCCGTGCTGAGCATTTCTCGCCCGCACCCGCTCTGGTCAGAGCAAGCGCCGGAAGACTGGTGGCAGGCGACCGATCAGGCGCTACAGGCATTGGCGGCAACGCACAGCCTTCGCGCCGTGAAAGCGCTGGGGCTGACCGGGCAAATGCACGGGGCGACCTTGCTGGATGCCCGCCAGAACGTGCTGCGACCCGCGATCCTCTGGAATGACGGACGCAGCGCGGCCCAATGCCGCACGCTGGAGCAACAGGTACCCACATCGCGCCAGATTACCGGCAACCTGATGATGCCGGGCTTTACCGCGCCCAAGCTGAAATGGGTACAGGAAAACGACAGCGAGATCTTTCGCCAAATCGACAAAGTCCTGCTGCCAAAAGATTATCTGCGCTGGCGTCTGACGGGAGAATTTGCCAGCGATATGTCCGATGCAGCCGGCACACTCTGGCTGGATGTCGCCAAACGAGACTGGAGCGACACCCTGCTGGAAGCCTGTTCGCTGAGCCGCAAACATATGCCTACGCTATATGAAGGCAGCCAGATTACTGGTTATCTGCGGCCTGATATTGCCAGCCGCTGGGGTATGGATCCCGTCCCCGTGATTGCTGGCGGCGGGGATAACGCAGCAGGTGCGATTGGTGTCGGGCTGTATCAAACGGGTCAGGCGATGCTGTCTCTCGGCACATCCGGCGTTTACTTCGCCGTCAGCGACGGCTTTCTCAGCAACCCGCAGCATGCCGTCCACAGCTTCTGCCACGCGCTGCCGAATACCTGGCACCTGATGTCCGTAATGCTAAGCGCCGCCTCCTGCCTCGACTGGGTCGCCCGTCTGACGCACGCAGAGAGCGTACCCGCGCTGTTGCAGGAAACCGCCTCGACGCCAGCCGATGACACAATCACGCCAGTGTGGTTCTTACCCTATCTCTCCGGCGAACGCACACCGCACAATAATCCCGATGCCAAAGGCGCATTCTGGGGACTCACCCATCAGCACGACCGACCAGAACTGGCAAAAGCGGTACTGGAAGGCGTGGGATTTGCGCTTGCCGATGGCATGGACGCACTGCATATGACCGGGCTAAAACCCGATAGCATCACACTGATTGGCGGTGGCGCACGCAGCGCCTACTGGCGGCAAATGCTGGCGAATATCAGCGGTCAAACGCTGGCGTACCGCACGGGAGGGGATGTCGGCCCTGCGCTCGGTGCTGCTCGTCTGGCACAAATCGCCATGCATCCGCATACGTCACTGGCAGACCTTCTGCCGCCGCTGCCGCTGGAGCAGGTTCATCAACCGGATCCCCAGCGTCACG